The DNA window CGctcaatatttttattctatttatttattattatataaaataattgaaaattatttaaaaacctgTACTGTATAAACACCTAAAAaagaaactgcaaaaataaataaaatttaaatgtaaaaaaatgtaaatccacATGCACATTCACATTATCTATTTAGGTGCTATTAAAAAAAGTGAttctgacattatatatatatagctttaaaaaaatacttgatgATTCAAATACAactgctttcattttattttaagaaaaaaataacaacaacaacaatctaaacattttaatttaaaatctgaaaaaaaaatctttttttttttttctgaagtgctACTCTTAATAGATCTGAATGTTTGTAGGTCCTGCCATATTGTGCTGTTAGATGGTATAACCCCTTACCAGTCGAGCGTGAAGATGGAGAACTGATCTACACGGGCAACCTGGGAAAAGCTGTCCTTGGTAAATTGCCTGGCATATATAACACACATCATTTATACTTGTAGAACATCTCTAAAATAATCTAATGGGTTAAATTTGCACTTTTGTTGTAGGTGTGAAGTTTTTCTCCTACTCCAGCAGTATGTTTAGTCTCTGTGTGGTGCCGTATGTCCTAATGAAAACAGGCATTGGTGTAAACAGCTTGGCTCTGCAGGTGGCGTTTTGTGGCATTATGGGTTTCTTCACATTTCTTACTCCTGTTCTACTCCACTTGATCACCAAAGGCTATGTAGTACGTCTGTACCACAACAAGGAGACAGACATGTACACGGCCATCACTTACAGCGCTCTTCTAGTGGAGAAACAGACGGTCTTCCATCAGAGAGATGTCATTATTCCCAATGTCAGTCGCATGTTCACCAGTTTTTATGCCAAGAAACACTCAATGCTGGTTAACCCAATGCTTTTTCCTCTGCCCCACGACTACAACCACCTCATGGGTTACGACCAGCCCTTCTCTTTTGACACAGATGACTTGAACAAGCCAGATTAATATTAACTTGTCCAAGCTAAATATGCCCAGTGTTAGTGGACAATCCAAAATGTCTTTTCATCATCATGGACTActgtaatgtattaaatattgacAGGCTGGCATGTCATCCAGTATGGTTGTGATGCAACaaaagtgtaaataaatgaaaattcatATTTAACATCTGCTCTCCCTCTCTAAATTCTTTgcttgttatattattttattatatggtcTGACTTCCATTTTCTAGTAGTTCCTCATTCTCACATCCTGTGCTATTTATAGGGGAAAATCCAGTGACCTCTCTATCTACAGGGGAAGTTTCACAGTAATGCAGTGCATTACTCTGACACATTATATTAATTTCGGACAagtatttattagttatttcaGACCGAGAGATATTTATCTACTAGTTTTATTCACAATAAAGAACAATTATGATGCTTTTGTAtgcttcagtttttattttttatatcgtGGGATTGCCTTGTATGTCCACTGTCTTTTCAGAGAGACGGTTATTATGCTCCTCGGAGCAAGTTAGCGTTTGGTACAGCTATGAAGGtgagttggatttttttttttttttgtaaatttgttgtTATACAACACTAATTGCTGAATGACTCTGTTTGATCTATTCAAAGCCTTTGTTATTACTTGACATTTCAACTTCGAGACTCAAATCATTTTCAGCAAAATATGTTTTCACAGATGTTTACATAGGGAAACAAGACTTGCTTATAACtcattttacaaataattgatCATTTAGATTATCACAAAGGCTGCCTTCTTGGAATATGGAGGCCCCAAATGGAAATGGTGTATACAAAAAATCTGAGATGGgtgggaaaaaatatatttaattggtttttcattctctcacaggattattgaattctgaCAAATTCATTGAAATATAGTTTTTCCTTCCACCTTAGTATTTCCAGCACAAATGTTTTGAAAGCGAATGGCAAGTTTCTCAGGGAAATCCAAAAGTTTTGATTCTCTTATCTCTCTCTTTAATCAGGGCCATTGTATTACTTGTCAGTGGCTGGTTCCCCCTGCTCTCGAGATGTGTCCATGCACGTTATGACTTATACTGTAATCCCAAGTAAGTTGATGGAAATTGAATAGGCCTACTCCTGAATCATCACATTGAGTAatgcatatatattattagtGTTCCCATTCTTTTTCAGTGAACATTTTCAGGTTTTCAATGATTTTTATaggacatttttaatttaattatggtCAGAATAAAAGCACCCTTAAGTAACATATTCCTCTCTCCAGatgtcattaaaatcatacagtaAATGGCTATGATTTGAGCCCTTACGTAactacaataaattattttaagaaaccAATTTAAATACcatttcaaaaatgtttaaactgtttaactatttgaatatacaaataagctaaaagtgtttattatgaatcctaataataatattaaatattcatttaaataaaaaagtacatacttacagtatacacacataataCATTTTCCAGATTTTCCATGTGGGAAGTGCACTCAACGCATATAACCCAATCTATACTTCATACAACTTTGAATAATGTGTAAGCTTGCTATATTAAAACTGTATAATGCCATTTTTCTTGTTTATATTGCCTTTCTAACTTTGCAACTTTTGTTTTTCAGTGTTCACACTTGCTCGTGTGGGATATCATGCTTGTGTTTACTTCAAAGGTCAGCTCTGGTTTGAGTACACACAGCCTTTAGTTCCTTGTGAGGATGCCAAAATCTGTTACATCATCAAAGGAGGTACTACATGAAGATGTTTACTGCACTTTATCTTGTGTTGTATTGATGAGGTTGTGGATATGATAAAGTTCTTTCTCATTTCAGAAACCCTGCATGAAAccagtctattttattttaaaagaaaaggaTTTTTTACTCCTCTGGTAAGATTTTAAGACTAATGCTGTACCCATTTTGTTATGAACAAGATTTTAAGTCATTTCTGAAGCTTTACTAGTATACAGTAACAATGTAATGGTCACATTCTTGATTCCcagtaaacataaaaaattaataaatacaaaaaattgcttgtaaatgcAGTGTTGCTTTCGACACAAGCACATTACACATGACAAAAAAGTTATGGaacaaatgttgttttgttttcctttgcaGGGCGAATATGAGGTTTACATGGATGTGAATATTGTTGATGATGCTGATAGACTGCTGACATTACGTGTTAACATCACTGTGCAAATAAAAAGTACGGGtagaaagaatattttttttcaacagttgGGAGCGCTGTAAGAAAAGTAAATactagcaaaaaaaacaaaaacttcctgttcaaaagtttagggtcataTAGTcagatttggtgtgtgtgtgtgatatgataGGTTATATTTTCTATGCAATTGCTTTAATATTATCAAGTATTTGTCTTAGTCTGGACTGTTGTGGAGACTCATAATAGGTTTTAATTGTGAAAgtgtgaataaattacatttaaatgcaaatttcaaTCCTCTGAATTTactgtaagatttttattttgtggccAAAGTTCTGTTTACTGGCATTTCTTTGTACATGTACTTCCAGGTacataaagggaaaaaaaacatggttCAATCCAAAAGAGAAGCTTTGCAATAATGCAATGTGTCCTATTGTTATTAgtttgtgatttgttcatgtcccagctttcagaaaaacaaaaaaaacaaaacaaaaaacattgaaagACGGAGAGATTTAGCCACTGTTTCATTAAGCAAGAACAGCAATGATGCTTCTGTACCTTTCAGCTTTCCTTTGCTATATTGTGGCATCATCTTCTGTGTCCTCGCCAGAGAAACAGTTGGTTGTAGCATTTGGTACAGCTACAGTGGTAAGATCAGATTGATTTTTATCAGCACTTCACATATTCAGTTAAATTGTTGCCTCAGGGGCCAGCAAAGATAAGTGATAAAAAACTCAGTGGATGTATAGATTTTGCACAGAACAATTCTTTCTTAACTGAGACTCTTGCTCATTCAGTTTACATACTAGGCCCAATTACTGTTAATTTTTGACAAATTATGCTCATAAATCACCTCTTGTGGGCTTTGAATCTCTTTTCATGATTCTGTTTGAAGTCTTTGTTATGCAGTATAAAAAAGACAATGCTCTCTTCAATCAGGGCCTTTATATTACCTGTCAATGTCTGCGTCCCCCTGCTCTCCAGGAATGTCAGTGTACAATATAACGTGTACAGTAATCCTAAGTAAGTTAATGAAAGATGTATGCTCTATATTGATTTTATTAGGCATATTATAGagcatatacaatatatatatatatatatatatatatatatatatatatatatatatatatatatatatatatatatatatatatatatatgcagacatACAGTGGCATATCTGTgaaaatgtaaatcattttaacaaaataacaaaatatatgttattttttttattcagtaatgtCTTGAGTCAGAtactttacataaaatatttttacatatagtccacaagaccaaaaaatagctgaaattattaaaataacccccttcatgttttccagcatcttttgcatatttgaaccctttccagcagtgactgtatgattttgagatccatgtTTTCACACAGGACAACTCAGGGATtcaacaactattaaaaaaggttcaaacattcactgatacTACAGAAGGAAACAAAATGCACTAAGAgccgggggtgaaaacttttgaaccggatgaagatgtccaaatttctgtaatatatatatatatatatatatatatatatatatatatatatatatatatatatatatatatatatataagcacatgACAAATTAAAATTAGATCCTTCAGAAGCTATGAAatgtattaatgaattaatttattttcacttGCAGGGAGAATATCAGCTTTATGTGGATGTTAACATTGTCGATGATGGTGAAAGAATGTTCACCTTACATTTCAACATCACTATGCAAATTAAAAGTGCTGATCACAAGAATGCATTTTTTCAACAGATGGGAGGGCTATAGGACAAGAAAATCCTATTCTTAATAAGACAGAAaaggcaaaataaaagtttgtttaggAAAGAAATGAATATGTTTATTTAGCAAGGTTGCATTAAAAcatgtactgtataatgtatttgcattaaaacatgtataatggttatatttcatgtatttcatctgttttcaaaagtgataataagaaatgtttcttgagcaccaaatccgcATACGATAATAATattgatttctgtaggatcatgtgacactgaggactggagtgatggctgcttaaaattcagttttgccatcacaggaataaattaaattttgaaatgtaattttaaaggtgATGCCTGTTTAAAAACTCAATGGATGTTTTTTagaagataaaaaagaaaagaaaataaagtaattaattatgTTTTGCCCAGGGCAATTCTTTCTAAACAGCTCTTgctatttcaatatatatatatatatatatatatatatatatatatatacacatatatatatatatatatatatatatatatatatatatatatatatatatatatatatatatatataaattgc is part of the Carassius auratus strain Wakin chromosome 27, ASM336829v1, whole genome shotgun sequence genome and encodes:
- the LOC113045544 gene encoding transmembrane protein 70, mitochondrial-like, coding for MYQLGILRGFRRLSKHQQQIIRNLQVAVRPTLHNNVNICQSHALLLRRREHLLNENQRSFLKVHAEKVLPYCAVRWYNPLPVEREDGELIYTGNLGKAVLGVKFFSYSSSMFSLCVVPYVLMKTGIGVNSLALQVAFCGIMGFFTFLTPVLLHLITKGYVVRLYHNKETDMYTAITYSALLVEKQTVFHQRDVIIPNVSRMFTSFYAKKHSMLVNPMLFPLPHDYNHLMGYDQPFSFDTDDLNKPD